One part of the Thermoanaerobacterium sp. CMT5567-10 genome encodes these proteins:
- the ruvB gene encoding Holliday junction branch migration DNA helicase RuvB has product MEDRILTQNFTPEDASEYSLRPKRLSEYIGQTKIKEELKIYIEAAKMRNEPLDHVLLFGPPGLGKTTLANIISNEMGVGIRITSGPAIERAGDLAAILTNLQENDILFIDEIHRLNRSVEEILYPAMEDFELDIIIGKGPSARSLRLNLPHFTLIGATTRAGLMTSPLRDRFGVIMRLEFYSVNDLSEIIKRSSAILNIGINDEAAYELGRRSRGTPRIANRLLKRVRDFAQVKGNGFIDFETAKDALDMLGVDDMGLEHIDRKMLKSIIEKFSGGPVGIDTIAASIGEESETIEDVYEPYLMQIGFLNRTPRGRIATRLAYEYLNYSIPE; this is encoded by the coding sequence ATGGAGGACAGAATTTTAACACAAAATTTTACGCCAGAAGATGCCTCCGAGTATTCTTTAAGGCCTAAAAGGTTGTCTGAGTACATAGGTCAAACAAAGATAAAAGAGGAATTAAAAATTTATATAGAAGCTGCGAAAATGCGAAATGAGCCTCTTGATCATGTGCTGCTTTTTGGACCACCGGGGCTCGGCAAGACAACTCTTGCAAATATTATTTCAAATGAAATGGGCGTTGGCATAAGGATAACTTCTGGACCGGCAATAGAACGAGCCGGAGATTTAGCGGCAATACTTACTAATTTGCAGGAGAATGACATTCTTTTTATAGACGAAATACATAGACTTAATAGAAGTGTGGAAGAGATATTATATCCTGCCATGGAGGATTTTGAATTAGATATAATTATAGGAAAGGGACCAAGCGCTAGATCTTTAAGGCTTAACTTGCCGCATTTTACGCTTATAGGCGCAACGACTAGAGCGGGATTAATGACATCTCCACTGAGGGATAGGTTTGGAGTTATTATGAGGCTAGAATTTTATTCTGTCAACGATTTAAGTGAAATAATAAAGAGGTCGTCTGCTATACTAAATATAGGTATAAATGATGAAGCTGCATATGAATTGGGACGGCGTTCTAGAGGGACGCCTAGGATAGCAAATAGACTTTTAAAAAGAGTGAGAGATTTTGCACAAGTAAAAGGTAATGGCTTTATAGATTTTGAAACTGCCAAAGATGCTCTTGATATGCTGGGCGTTGATGATATGGGGCTTGAGCACATCGATAGAAAAATGCTAAAGTCTATTATAGAAAAGTTTTCAGGCGGTCCTGTAGGTATAGATACTATTGCTGCATCAATAGGTGAAGAAAGTGAAACGATAGAAGATGTCTATGAACCGTATTTGATGCAGATTGGTTTTTTGAACAGAACTCCTAGAGGTAGGATTGCAACAAGATTAGCTTACGAATATTTAAACTACAGTATTCCTGAATGA
- a CDS encoding DUF2905 domain-containing protein → MFQEFGKALIGIGVVLVITGIIFLLSGKFGIGHLPGDIILKRGNFTFYFPLMTSIIISVVLTFILWLFRK, encoded by the coding sequence ATGTTTCAAGAATTTGGAAAAGCTTTAATCGGCATTGGTGTTGTTTTGGTTATAACAGGTATAATATTTTTATTAAGTGGAAAATTTGGAATTGGTCATTTGCCTGGTGATATTATTCTAAAAAGAGGCAATTTTACTTTTTACTTTCCGCTGATGACGTCTATTATAATTAGTGTGGTTTTGACGTTTATATTGTGGCTTTTTAGAAAATAA
- a CDS encoding SpoIID/LytB domain-containing protein, with protein MRSKKYVAVFLLFLLILTSTLNYVDASISLPSLVKIGLFYGSSSLSSYSLSSASGFKVGINDNAENIKYIYNIPSSSVQVMKDDNFYLQEGNFQDQATADSEQSKISSSIPNSIVGYDGSFHIYFGPYSNQSDANSAMKSLIAKFPDIKIVSPNKNIVIAVNGKVIFLYAGSNTLYLMNLTGDNPISINGKKYRGYYEFIRQQGSDMTAINVLPLEEYLYGVVPAEMPASWNIEALKAQAVAARTYAVYNLGKYSKYGFDLTNDVNCQAYNGFDGENPNSNKAVDDTKGVIAVYNGKPIEAIFHSHSGGYTEDSENVYSNSVPYLRGVEDKYVFGYNESLDNWLVDVTADSIEQKLKSSGIDVGNVVDVKVTSKSWTGRAIQVTIYGDKGNYVLNKNDIRGFFNLKSTMITINNNGVSSDSEAYILSQQGVVKKSLPNLSAISVNGVKTVGSGDVYVLSRSGTAKINGQKVSSEAYTINGSGYGHGVGLSQYGARGMADHGYNYIDILKYYYKGIDVYDTINNKAL; from the coding sequence GTGAGGTCGAAAAAGTATGTAGCTGTCTTTTTATTGTTTCTACTTATATTAACCAGTACGTTAAACTACGTAGATGCCAGCATTAGTCTGCCGAGTTTAGTTAAAATTGGACTTTTTTATGGTTCCAGCTCTTTGTCTTCTTATTCATTGTCTTCTGCAAGTGGCTTTAAAGTGGGAATAAATGACAATGCCGAAAATATCAAATACATATATAACATACCTTCAAGCAGTGTTCAAGTGATGAAAGATGACAATTTTTATCTTCAAGAGGGAAATTTCCAGGATCAAGCGACAGCAGACAGTGAACAATCAAAAATAAGTTCAAGCATTCCAAATTCGATTGTTGGATATGACGGTAGTTTTCATATTTACTTTGGTCCTTATTCAAATCAATCTGATGCAAATTCAGCGATGAAAAGTTTAATAGCGAAATTTCCGGATATAAAGATAGTATCTCCCAATAAAAATATAGTGATTGCTGTGAATGGCAAAGTTATTTTTTTGTATGCTGGAAGCAATACTCTTTATCTTATGAACTTAACTGGTGATAATCCAATTTCTATTAATGGAAAAAAGTACAGAGGTTATTATGAATTTATAAGGCAACAAGGAAGTGATATGACTGCAATAAATGTATTGCCTCTAGAAGAATATTTATATGGTGTTGTACCAGCGGAAATGCCGGCTTCTTGGAATATAGAAGCATTAAAAGCGCAAGCTGTGGCAGCAAGAACTTATGCTGTCTATAATTTAGGCAAGTATAGTAAGTATGGATTTGATTTAACAAATGATGTAAATTGTCAGGCGTATAATGGATTTGACGGTGAAAATCCAAATTCAAACAAAGCTGTTGATGATACAAAGGGAGTAATTGCTGTTTATAATGGAAAGCCGATAGAAGCTATATTCCATTCTCATAGCGGAGGTTATACAGAAGATAGTGAAAATGTGTATTCAAATAGTGTTCCTTATTTAAGAGGTGTTGAGGATAAATATGTGTTTGGTTACAATGAGTCCCTTGATAATTGGTTGGTGGATGTTACTGCAGATTCTATTGAACAAAAATTGAAAAGCAGTGGTATTGATGTAGGAAATGTGGTCGATGTCAAGGTAACAAGCAAAAGTTGGACAGGCAGAGCTATACAAGTTACAATTTATGGTGATAAAGGGAACTATGTTTTGAACAAAAACGACATAAGAGGTTTTTTTAATTTAAAAAGTACGATGATAACAATAAACAACAATGGTGTAAGCAGTGATAGTGAAGCGTACATATTATCACAGCAAGGCGTTGTAAAAAAATCTTTACCTAATTTAAGTGCTATATCTGTTAATGGAGTAAAAACCGTTGGCAGTGGTGATGTATATGTTTTAAGTAGAAGTGGCACAGCCAAGATAAACGGACAAAAGGTTTCGTCTGAGGCATATACAATAAATGGAAGCGGTTATGGACATGGTGTTGGTTTGAGTCAATATGGAGCTCGTGGGATGGCAGATCATGGGTATAATTATATTGATATATTAAAATACTACTATAAAGGTATTGATGTTTATGATACAATTAATAACAAGGCTTTATAA
- the queA gene encoding tRNA preQ1(34) S-adenosylmethionine ribosyltransferase-isomerase QueA, with protein MNLHEFYYDLPEELIAQEPLKNRDESKLMILNKLTGEIKHDIFKNIISYLNPNDVLVLNDTKVIPARLIGVREDTGGKIEFVLLKRLSKDEWEILVKPGRRAKIGSKFIFGNGELKAEIISNTDVGGRIVRFSYEGIFEEVLDKLGEMPVPPYIKKKLEDKNMYQTVYAKHEGSAAAPTAGLHFTNKLLDDIRKYGVKTVFVTLHVGLGTFRPVKEEVIENHKMHSEFYTVTEEAAQAINNARKSGGRIISVGTTSTRTLETVADENGVIHAGSGWTDIFIYPGYKYKAVDGIITNFHLPESTLIMMISAFAGKENVMNAYKIAIENKYRFYSFGDAMLII; from the coding sequence ATGAATTTACATGAATTTTATTATGATTTACCTGAAGAGCTTATTGCGCAGGAGCCGTTGAAAAACCGGGACGAATCAAAATTGATGATTTTAAACAAGTTAACAGGTGAGATAAAACATGATATTTTTAAAAATATAATTAGTTATTTAAACCCCAATGATGTATTGGTTTTGAATGACACAAAGGTAATACCGGCAAGGTTAATAGGTGTTAGAGAAGATACAGGTGGCAAGATTGAATTTGTTCTCTTAAAAAGGCTAAGCAAAGATGAATGGGAGATATTAGTTAAGCCTGGAAGGAGGGCAAAAATAGGTTCAAAATTTATTTTTGGCAATGGGGAGTTAAAAGCAGAAATCATTTCAAACACAGATGTAGGCGGAAGAATTGTTAGATTTAGCTACGAAGGTATTTTTGAAGAAGTACTTGATAAGTTAGGTGAAATGCCAGTACCACCGTATATTAAGAAAAAATTGGAAGACAAAAATATGTATCAGACGGTTTATGCAAAACATGAAGGTTCGGCTGCTGCACCTACGGCAGGTTTACATTTTACAAATAAGCTTTTGGATGACATAAGAAAATATGGAGTAAAAACGGTATTTGTAACTCTTCATGTGGGACTTGGAACTTTTAGACCTGTTAAAGAAGAGGTAATAGAAAACCATAAAATGCATTCCGAATTTTATACTGTTACAGAAGAAGCGGCACAGGCGATTAACAATGCCAGAAAAAGTGGTGGAAGGATTATTTCAGTTGGCACAACTTCTACAAGGACTCTTGAAACAGTAGCAGATGAAAATGGAGTTATTCATGCCGGTAGTGGATGGACTGATATATTTATATATCCAGGATATAAGTATAAAGCCGTAGATGGTATTATAACTAATTTTCATTTACCGGAATCTACACTTATTATGATGATATCTGCTTTTGCAGGTAAGGAAAATGTCATGAATGCATATAAAATAGCAATAGAAAATAAGTATAGATTTTATAGTTTTGGTGATGCAATGCTAATCATTTAA
- the tgt gene encoding tRNA guanosine(34) transglycosylase Tgt, with amino-acid sequence MTAIKYDLIKKEKMTKARLGVLHTPHGDIETPVFMPVGTQATVKTMTPEELKEIGTKIILSNTYHLYLRPGHEVIKKAGGLHKFMNWDRAILTDSGGFQVFSLGPLRKITEEGVEFRSHLDGSIHFLTPEKVIEIENALGADIIMSFDECAPYPADYDYVKNSMEMTLRWAKRGKEAHKNTEKQALFGIVQGGTYDDLRRECANRLVDMDFSGYSIGGLSVGEEKELMYHVVDYTTDLLPQDKPRYLMGVGSPDDLIEGVIRGVDMFDCVLPTRMARNGTVLTSSGRLIVRDAPHAEEFIPLDSECDCYACKNFSRAYIRHLFKANEILAARLATIHNLRFLTKLMEDIREAIRQDKLLEFKSQFYKKYGYKEE; translated from the coding sequence ATGACAGCGATAAAATATGACTTGATAAAAAAGGAAAAAATGACAAAAGCAAGGCTGGGGGTATTACATACTCCACATGGTGACATAGAAACACCTGTATTTATGCCTGTAGGAACACAAGCAACAGTAAAAACGATGACACCAGAAGAACTTAAAGAGATAGGTACTAAAATAATACTAAGCAATACATATCATCTTTATTTAAGGCCAGGTCATGAAGTTATAAAAAAAGCTGGTGGACTGCATAAATTTATGAATTGGGACAGAGCGATATTGACAGACAGTGGTGGATTTCAAGTATTTAGCTTGGGACCATTAAGGAAGATTACGGAAGAAGGAGTTGAATTTCGTTCACATTTAGATGGGTCGATACATTTTTTGACTCCTGAAAAAGTCATAGAGATTGAGAATGCACTAGGGGCGGACATAATCATGTCATTTGATGAATGCGCGCCTTATCCAGCTGATTACGACTATGTCAAAAACTCCATGGAGATGACTTTAAGATGGGCTAAAAGAGGAAAAGAAGCACATAAAAATACAGAAAAACAAGCACTTTTTGGAATTGTTCAAGGCGGTACATATGATGATTTAAGAAGAGAATGTGCAAATAGATTAGTTGATATGGATTTTTCGGGGTATTCAATTGGAGGGCTAAGTGTTGGCGAAGAAAAAGAATTGATGTATCATGTAGTTGATTATACGACAGATTTATTGCCGCAGGATAAACCCAGATATTTGATGGGAGTGGGAAGTCCTGATGATTTGATAGAAGGTGTCATAAGAGGAGTTGACATGTTTGATTGTGTTTTGCCTACGCGAATGGCCAGAAATGGTACTGTATTGACTAGCAGTGGTAGGCTTATCGTAAGAGATGCGCCACATGCAGAAGAATTTATTCCATTGGATAGTGAATGTGATTGCTATGCATGTAAGAATTTCTCAAGGGCATACATCAGACATTTGTTTAAAGCTAACGAAATTTTAGCGGCGAGGCTTGCAACAATACATAATTTAAGATTTTTGACAAAACTCATGGAAGACATTAGAGAGGCAATTAGGCAAGACAAGCTGCTTGAATTTAAATCACAGTTTTATAAAAAATATGGATATAAGGAGGAATAA
- the yajC gene encoding preprotein translocase subunit YajC, producing MNAQTIYLIGEIVIFMAIFYFLLILPQQRREKKEKAMIDALKPGDEILTKSGIYGKILNIKDDAITIEVGADKVKLKIAKWSVGRVLNSQSENK from the coding sequence ATGAACGCGCAGACGATTTATTTGATTGGCGAAATTGTAATTTTTATGGCAATTTTTTACTTTCTACTAATATTGCCACAGCAGAGAAGAGAAAAGAAAGAGAAAGCCATGATTGATGCACTAAAACCCGGTGATGAGATTTTGACAAAAAGCGGTATTTACGGCAAGATATTAAACATAAAAGACGATGCAATTACGATTGAAGTCGGTGCTGATAAGGTTAAACTGAAGATAGCTAAATGGTCAGTTGGAAGAGTTTTAAACTCTCAAAGTGAAAATAAATAA
- a CDS encoding TIGR04086 family membrane protein yields MKGKVQNYNNRVLNIPGIIIGLLVSYIITLAFFIVYALILTYTPLSELTLPTLTMLITIIGIVLAGAIAARHTRSKGWLNGGLAGLLYVLIMLFLGTYIIKEAGLTSVIALKLLWGIILGAIGGMIGINL; encoded by the coding sequence TTGAAGGGCAAAGTTCAAAATTATAATAATAGAGTATTAAATATACCTGGCATAATCATAGGGCTATTGGTAAGTTATATAATTACTTTGGCATTTTTCATTGTGTATGCATTAATATTGACGTACACACCTCTTTCAGAATTAACACTTCCTACATTGACAATGCTGATAACGATAATTGGCATAGTTTTGGCTGGTGCAATAGCTGCGCGTCATACAAGAAGCAAAGGGTGGCTAAATGGGGGCTTGGCCGGTCTTCTATATGTTTTGATTATGCTATTTCTAGGTACATATATTATAAAAGAAGCAGGATTAACTTCAGTCATAGCTTTAAAACTTTTATGGGGAATTATTTTAGGTGCTATTGGTGGTATGATAGGTATTAATCTATAG
- the scfA gene encoding six-cysteine ranthipeptide SCIFF: MRHIVTINRTSLKDSLKKPGCGECQASCQSACKTSCTVANQECQN; the protein is encoded by the coding sequence ATGAGACATATTGTAACAATCAATAGAACATCATTGAAAGATAGCCTGAAAAAACCTGGCTGTGGAGAATGTCAGGCATCATGCCAATCTGCTTGCAAGACTTCGTGCACTGTTGCAAATCAGGAGTGCCAAAATTAA
- the scfB gene encoding thioether cross-link-forming SCIFF peptide maturase — protein sequence MYSKIHKYKQLGMNIVVDPVSGSIHVVDDLTYEILDLYTENDFNTIVSLLKNKYSEDEIKDAYDEIESLRNKGLLYSEDVYKDLDINRENSVIKAICLNVAHDCNLRCSYCFASTGDFKGGRKLMSYEVGKKAIDFLIKNSGNRKVVEVDFFGGEPLMNFEVVKKIVEYGRDEAEKHGKTIKYTITTNGVLLDDEKSTYINENFSNVVLSLDGRKEINDGMRKRIDGSGSYDVIAPKIKNFVFKRGNKEHYVRGTFTAKNLDFTDDVLHLADMGIREISVEPVVEKEDTDYTLKQEHLERILKEYDRLTEEYIKRIDEGRPFSFYHFKISLDNGPCIKKRLQGCGAGFEYAAITPDGEIYPCHQFVGNELYKLGNVDSGIENKLLQEKFMESDIYKREECSQCWARFYCSGGCFANNYNMNGDINKPYELSCEMQKKRFECAIAIKAYEMMFKKNNKPQQFDN from the coding sequence ATGTATAGCAAGATACATAAATATAAACAACTTGGTATGAATATTGTAGTTGATCCTGTAAGTGGATCAATTCATGTTGTGGATGATTTGACGTATGAAATATTAGATTTGTACACTGAGAATGATTTTAATACTATAGTTAGTTTGCTGAAAAATAAATATTCTGAAGATGAAATTAAAGATGCATATGATGAAATAGAATCACTACGAAATAAGGGACTTCTTTATTCTGAAGATGTGTACAAGGATTTAGATATAAATAGAGAAAACTCTGTCATAAAAGCTATTTGTCTTAATGTGGCACATGATTGCAATTTAAGATGCAGTTATTGTTTTGCATCTACAGGGGATTTTAAAGGCGGCAGGAAACTGATGTCGTATGAAGTTGGAAAGAAAGCGATAGATTTTTTAATTAAAAATTCAGGCAATAGGAAGGTTGTGGAGGTAGACTTTTTTGGCGGAGAGCCACTTATGAACTTTGAAGTTGTAAAAAAAATAGTTGAGTACGGAAGAGATGAAGCTGAAAAACATGGAAAAACTATTAAATATACAATCACGACAAATGGAGTATTGCTTGATGATGAAAAATCAACATATATAAATGAGAATTTTTCTAATGTAGTGTTGAGTCTTGATGGCAGAAAAGAGATAAATGACGGTATGAGAAAAAGGATTGATGGCAGTGGATCATACGATGTTATTGCTCCAAAGATTAAAAACTTTGTTTTTAAAAGAGGCAATAAAGAACATTATGTTAGAGGAACTTTTACAGCAAAAAATTTAGATTTTACAGATGATGTTTTGCACTTGGCCGACATGGGTATAAGAGAGATATCTGTAGAGCCAGTGGTAGAAAAGGAAGATACAGATTACACATTGAAACAAGAACATTTGGAAAGAATTTTGAAAGAATATGATAGACTTACAGAAGAGTATATAAAAAGGATTGATGAAGGAAGGCCATTTTCTTTTTATCATTTTAAAATCAGCTTAGATAATGGTCCTTGTATAAAGAAAAGGCTACAGGGTTGCGGTGCTGGATTTGAATACGCAGCAATAACACCAGATGGTGAAATATATCCATGTCACCAATTTGTAGGTAATGAGTTATATAAATTAGGAAACGTAGATAGTGGAATTGAAAATAAGCTATTGCAAGAGAAATTCATGGAAAGCGACATATATAAAAGAGAAGAGTGCAGCCAGTGTTGGGCAAGATTTTATTGCAGTGGTGGATGTTTTGCCAATAATTATAATATGAATGGTGATATAAATAAACCGTATGAACTGTCATGTGAAATGCAAAAAAAGAGATTTGAGTGTGCTATAGCAATAAAAGCATATGAAATGATGTTCAAGAAAAATAATAAGCCACAGCAATTTGATAATTGA
- the secD gene encoding protein translocase subunit SecD, which yields MRSRGLAKFLSVIVLAVIVAYVAFFGINAGNYSIKPVQDSIRLGLDLRGGVYVLEQAEGKVTQDAMTRAISIIRNRVDSLGVSQPLIVQQGSNRIRIEIPGVNDPDQVISYLGQTAQLKFVGPDGKVILTGADVKDSKAVYQTSQAGVQEPVVTLDLNSKGAKAFADATGKFVGQQIAIVLDDKTISAPVVKEQITGGQAVINGMKDFNEAKNLANLIRGGALPVTLKQVEYSSVGATLGPSALKASEEAGLYGLIIVLLFMIAFYRLPGLIADIALGIYILINFIVYALLHVTLDLPGIAGMLLSIGMAVDANIIIFERMKEEMRAGKSIRASLDAGFRKAFVAVFDSNITTLIAAFVLFFMGAGTVKGFALTLIIGVISSMFTAITVSRFLLKSVVETEFTKNIRVYGA from the coding sequence ATGAGATCGAGAGGATTGGCAAAATTTTTATCAGTAATCGTACTTGCCGTAATAGTAGCTTATGTTGCTTTTTTTGGTATTAATGCCGGAAATTATTCAATTAAGCCAGTTCAAGATAGCATAAGGCTGGGACTTGATTTGCGGGGCGGTGTTTATGTATTAGAACAAGCGGAAGGAAAAGTAACACAGGATGCAATGACAAGAGCGATCTCTATAATAAGAAACAGGGTAGACTCTCTAGGTGTTTCACAGCCGCTTATAGTTCAACAGGGCTCGAATAGGATAAGGATAGAGATACCGGGTGTAAATGATCCAGACCAAGTTATTTCGTATTTAGGTCAGACAGCCCAGCTTAAATTTGTAGGTCCGGATGGCAAGGTTATATTAACAGGTGCGGATGTTAAAGATTCAAAAGCAGTCTATCAAACGAGTCAGGCTGGTGTACAAGAACCTGTTGTCACACTTGATTTAAACAGCAAGGGTGCAAAAGCTTTTGCTGATGCTACTGGGAAATTTGTAGGTCAACAAATAGCGATAGTTCTTGACGATAAGACAATATCAGCACCAGTAGTGAAGGAACAAATTACTGGTGGTCAAGCTGTTATAAATGGCATGAAAGATTTTAATGAAGCTAAAAATTTAGCAAATCTCATAAGAGGCGGTGCGCTTCCAGTTACATTAAAGCAGGTTGAATACAGTTCTGTTGGTGCAACATTAGGGCCTAGCGCATTAAAGGCCAGTGAAGAAGCTGGATTGTATGGACTAATAATAGTTTTATTGTTTATGATAGCATTTTATAGATTACCAGGATTAATAGCAGATATTGCTTTAGGCATATATATACTTATAAACTTTATTGTGTACGCTTTGCTGCACGTTACTTTGGATTTACCAGGTATAGCTGGTATGCTTTTGTCAATAGGTATGGCGGTTGATGCAAATATAATCATATTTGAGAGAATGAAAGAAGAGATGAGAGCAGGAAAATCCATAAGAGCTTCCTTAGATGCCGGATTTAGAAAAGCATTTGTTGCTGTATTTGATTCAAACATTACGACACTGATAGCAGCATTTGTCTTGTTTTTCATGGGGGCAGGAACTGTAAAGGGATTTGCTTTAACGCTTATAATAGGTGTTATCTCCAGTATGTTTACAGCAATTACTGTTTCTAGATTCTTATTAAAATCAGTTGTTGAAACAGAATTTACGAAAAACATAAGAGTATACGGTGCATAA
- the secF gene encoding protein translocase subunit SecF, whose protein sequence is MRWNNIKWNIDVIGKTKVWFTISGIIVLAGLIALFTMGLNWGLDFTGGTVAQFDMHRTVTTTINNEITNILRSNGVKESQVKAIGPNNTHVSITTPSLDDKTRTAIINELKSKYKLSDNDLVSSQNVSASIGKEMQFGTLLACVVASLLMLIYIGFRFNFEMGAAAVLALIHDILILISAYALLRIVVDTPFVAAILTVFGYSINDTIVIFDRIRDNIKLMRKASYKEIANVSVNETMTRSINTVMTVLLMLILMYFLGPASIKSFALPLLIGIASGAYSSIFIATPLWVIFKDKEGKNRVGNRVGNKPQKA, encoded by the coding sequence ATGAGATGGAATAATATAAAGTGGAACATAGATGTAATTGGAAAGACGAAAGTGTGGTTTACAATATCAGGCATAATAGTACTTGCAGGGCTTATTGCTTTATTTACGATGGGATTAAATTGGGGACTTGATTTTACTGGTGGTACGGTAGCCCAATTTGACATGCACAGAACAGTAACGACAACTATAAATAATGAGATTACAAATATATTAAGGAGCAATGGCGTTAAAGAATCGCAAGTAAAGGCTATAGGTCCAAACAATACACATGTATCAATTACTACGCCTAGCCTTGACGATAAAACTAGAACTGCAATTATAAATGAGCTTAAGTCAAAGTACAAATTATCTGATAATGATTTGGTATCATCGCAAAACGTTAGTGCATCAATAGGTAAGGAAATGCAGTTTGGTACATTGCTGGCTTGTGTAGTTGCTTCTCTTTTGATGTTAATTTATATAGGCTTTAGATTTAATTTCGAAATGGGTGCCGCGGCTGTCTTAGCTTTAATACATGATATTTTAATATTGATATCTGCTTATGCACTGCTTAGGATTGTCGTAGATACTCCATTCGTTGCTGCAATACTTACTGTTTTTGGTTATTCTATCAATGATACGATTGTTATATTTGACAGAATTAGGGATAACATTAAATTGATGAGAAAGGCAAGCTACAAAGAAATAGCAAATGTCAGTGTAAATGAGACGATGACTCGTTCAATAAATACAGTCATGACTGTTTTACTTATGCTTATACTTATGTACTTCTTAGGACCGGCGTCTATAAAGAGCTTTGCTTTGCCTCTATTAATTGGTATTGCTAGTGGTGCATATTCTTCAATATTTATTGCTACTCCCCTTTGGGTAATATTTAAGGATAAAGAAGGAAAAAATAGAGTAGGAAACAGAGTAGGAAATAAACCCCAAAAGGCATGA
- a CDS encoding phasin family protein encodes MLKEMFLAGLGAVSLTKDKLEEIAQELIKRGELTAEEKNNFINNALSSVNKQKQIIKDKAYENFQQLAKEANLVTRDEYNLLLERVAELESKINQSNIDNQNL; translated from the coding sequence ATGCTGAAAGAGATGTTTCTTGCAGGTCTCGGTGCTGTTTCTCTGACGAAAGATAAATTAGAGGAGATAGCCCAAGAGCTTATAAAGCGGGGTGAACTTACTGCAGAAGAAAAAAATAATTTTATAAACAATGCTTTAAGTTCAGTAAACAAGCAAAAACAGATCATTAAGGACAAAGCTTACGAAAATTTTCAACAGTTAGCAAAAGAAGCGAATCTTGTAACCAGAGATGAATACAATTTGTTGCTTGAAAGAGTAGCTGAACTTGAGAGCAAAATAAACCAGTCTAATATTGACAATCAAAATCTGTAA